The proteins below are encoded in one region of Campylobacter helveticus:
- a CDS encoding acyl-CoA thioesterase → MKDMGEPKLKIVAMPSDTNPAGNIFGGWILSQIDLAGAIAARELAPERVVTISMDKVVFKEPVYIGDILSCYAKIETVGNTSIGVKVEVVVQRVDDLGCTSCINVTSAFVTYVSVDKRSKKKPISDELKKIHGFLAE, encoded by the coding sequence ATGAAAGATATGGGAGAGCCAAAACTTAAAATCGTTGCTATGCCAAGCGATACCAACCCAGCGGGCAATATTTTTGGCGGTTGGATTTTATCCCAAATCGACTTAGCCGGAGCCATAGCAGCCAGAGAATTAGCACCAGAGCGAGTTGTAACCATTTCTATGGATAAGGTTGTTTTTAAAGAGCCTGTTTATATAGGCGATATCCTTTCTTGCTATGCAAAAATCGAAACTGTTGGCAATACCTCAATAGGTGTCAAAGTAGAAGTTGTCGTGCAAAGAGTAGATGACTTGGGCTGCACTTCGTGCATTAATGTAACTTCGGCTTTTGTAACTTATGTTAGCGTTGATAAACGAAGTAAGAAAAAACCTATCAGCGATGAGCTGAAAAAAATTCACGGCTTCTTAGCCGAATGA
- a CDS encoding L,D-transpeptidase family protein: protein MAFLSSLCASDLVKIYLNDGLDAVGAAIEKELGNKDFWLEELGDKNLTLGYYDKDVVIVKTNKNDKILKVYSYTNGKIKKEFEQKEVITGLMGDKEKEGDLKTPIGFYELGAKFNPGDQYYGPFAFATSYPNLLDKVQGKTGGGIWIHGYPLDGTRLDEFKTRGCIALFNDKLEDFAKVVAGKKVYVLTEEKDSVKAKKDEIASLMADLFAWKYAWTESDVNAYLDFYDEEEFKRFDKSTFSQFASMKRVIFSRKEHKIIKFSDISISPYPNLEDEKMYRISFYEDYYTKNYQFRGNKILYVKLDKKGKMKILAEQ, encoded by the coding sequence ATGGCTTTTTTATCAAGTTTGTGTGCCTCTGATTTGGTAAAGATATATTTAAATGATGGTTTAGATGCTGTGGGTGCCGCGATAGAAAAGGAACTTGGAAATAAGGATTTTTGGCTTGAAGAATTAGGGGATAAAAATTTAACGCTTGGTTATTACGATAAAGATGTTGTGATAGTTAAAACTAACAAAAATGATAAAATTTTAAAAGTGTATTCTTACACCAACGGCAAAATTAAGAAAGAATTTGAGCAAAAAGAAGTGATTACAGGACTTATGGGCGATAAGGAAAAAGAGGGGGATTTAAAAACGCCTATCGGTTTTTATGAGCTTGGAGCTAAATTTAATCCTGGTGACCAGTATTACGGTCCTTTTGCTTTTGCGACTAGCTACCCAAATTTACTTGACAAGGTGCAAGGAAAAACAGGCGGAGGAATTTGGATACACGGATACCCTCTTGATGGAACGAGACTTGATGAATTTAAAACTAGAGGCTGTATAGCACTATTTAATGACAAATTGGAAGATTTTGCTAAGGTTGTGGCTGGTAAAAAAGTTTATGTCTTAACCGAGGAGAAAGATAGCGTTAAAGCTAAAAAAGATGAGATTGCTTCGCTAATGGCAGACTTGTTTGCTTGGAAATATGCTTGGACTGAGAGCGATGTCAATGCCTACTTGGATTTTTATGATGAGGAAGAATTTAAGCGTTTTGACAAAAGCACTTTTTCGCAGTTTGCTTCAATGAAAAGGGTGATTTTTTCAAGAAAAGAACATAAAATTATTAAATTTTCTGATATTAGTATTAGTCCTTATCCAAATTTAGAAGATGAAAAGATGTATAGAATTTCTTTTTACGAGGATTATTACACTAAAAATTATCAATTTAGGGGTAATAAAATCCTCTATGTCAAGTTGGACAAAAAAGGCAAGATGAAAATCTTAGCAGAGCAGTAA
- a CDS encoding tRNA (cytidine(34)-2'-O)-methyltransferase: MFHIVLVHPRIPQNTGSIGRMCFNAGFKLHIIKPCVFELSQKAVRRAGLDYWDKLEPIIWESLEEFLKINLIHKERFFFATTKSDKPYFSVEFKKDDFLFFGSESFGLPSELMELNTKHKITIPMKPYGRSLNLATSVGIVAYEALRQNFHTFK; encoded by the coding sequence ATGTTTCATATTGTTTTAGTGCATCCTAGAATTCCGCAAAATACGGGTAGTATAGGCAGAATGTGTTTTAATGCTGGCTTTAAACTTCACATTATTAAGCCTTGTGTTTTTGAGCTTAGTCAAAAGGCTGTGCGTAGAGCTGGGCTTGATTATTGGGATAAGCTTGAGCCTATAATTTGGGAAAGTTTAGAGGAATTTTTAAAGATAAATTTGATACACAAAGAGCGTTTTTTCTTTGCGACTACAAAGAGCGATAAGCCTTATTTTAGTGTGGAATTTAAAAAAGATGATTTTTTATTTTTTGGAAGCGAGAGTTTTGGATTGCCAAGCGAGTTGATGGAGCTTAACACAAAGCATAAAATAACTATACCGATGAAACCTTATGGTAGAAGTTTAAATTTGGCTACAAGTGTTGGGATTGTCGCTTATGAAGCTTTGAGGCAAAATTTTCATACTTTTAAATAG
- a CDS encoding SCO family protein, whose amino-acid sequence MRKIILIVSFSLVLGFTYFIYPSKNYDFSLRSNFSQNTTLKHFEGEKLIIYFGYTFCPDVCPGTLSLLSSVLDKVEHKPHLLFISLDIKRDKNPEKIDEWLRYFYKNSTALIAKNERSLEKLTKNYGVLYEEIDLKDSFMKYSIAHSNELYLFDEKGNFKGSINDLSPNELLRTLKEFLGE is encoded by the coding sequence ATGAGAAAAATTATTTTAATTGTATCTTTCTCTCTTGTTTTGGGATTTACTTATTTTATCTATCCTAGCAAAAATTATGATTTTTCTTTACGCTCAAATTTCTCTCAAAATACCACATTAAAACACTTTGAGGGAGAAAAACTTATTATATACTTTGGCTATACTTTCTGTCCAGATGTCTGCCCAGGCACACTCTCATTACTCTCATCAGTACTAGATAAAGTCGAGCATAAACCCCATCTTCTTTTCATAAGTCTTGATATAAAAAGAGATAAAAACCCCGAAAAAATCGATGAATGGTTAAGATATTTTTATAAAAATTCCACAGCTCTCATCGCCAAAAATGAAAGAAGTTTAGAGAAATTGACTAAAAACTACGGCGTTTTGTATGAAGAAATAGACCTTAAAGATTCTTTTATGAAATATTCCATCGCCCACAGCAACGAGCTATATCTCTTTGACGAAAAGGGAAATTTCAAGGGTTCGATAAATGATTTAAGTCCAAACGAACTCTTAAGAACACTCAAGGAATTTTTAGGGGAGTAA
- the kcuS gene encoding KCU-star family selenoprotein — MIAVKLFKKIKFYYGKAERFFHPLVGLSSYDKYLEHMRENHPEIPPKSRGEFFKECLEKKYNQGGLNKC; from the coding sequence TTGATAGCAGTCAAATTGTTTAAGAAAATCAAGTTTTATTATGGAAAAGCCGAAAGGTTTTTTCACCCCTTAGTGGGGCTTTCAAGTTATGACAAGTATTTAGAACATATGCGAGAAAATCACCCTGAAATTCCACCCAAAAGTAGGGGGGAGTTTTTTAAAGAATGCCTTGAAAAAAAGTATAATCAAGGCGGCTTAAATAAATGCTGA
- a CDS encoding copper chaperone PCu(A)C translates to MLSKKFLILSFLGLSLNAADLEIKDAFIKQTPPNSQNTAVFFTLVNKGEKEVALINAKSDLSDKVELHTHIHKDKKSTMVQIPQIKVSPNSSTELKPGSYHIMLFNVKQPVDANTKASLTLYFDDNTSVKLEQIPSKKL, encoded by the coding sequence ATGTTGAGCAAAAAATTTCTTATTCTTAGTTTTCTTGGTTTGAGTTTAAATGCTGCTGATTTGGAGATAAAAGACGCTTTTATTAAGCAAACCCCTCCAAATTCTCAAAACACGGCAGTTTTTTTCACTCTTGTTAATAAAGGTGAAAAGGAGGTTGCTTTGATTAATGCAAAGAGCGATTTAAGCGATAAAGTGGAGCTTCATACACACATTCATAAAGACAAAAAAAGCACTATGGTGCAAATTCCACAGATTAAAGTGAGTCCAAATTCTAGCACAGAGCTTAAGCCGGGTTCATATCACATTATGCTTTTTAATGTAAAGCAACCCGTAGATGCCAATACCAAAGCAAGTTTAACGCTTTATTTTGATGATAATACTAGCGTCAAGCTAGAGCAAATTCCATCTAAAAAGCTCTAA
- a CDS encoding alanine racemase has translation MSFITLDTKAYRYNLSCIAAKAGGYDKLICVFKDNAYGHGANLLAPITRACGVNFVAVKNESEAYQLEEHFDNILILSHRPTGEENPKFIYALNEPSTLTQFKKNTRIHLKIDTNMHRNGVNLENLEKLLKELGCLNLEGAFTHFMAADELDASYFAQRRNFQKAKETIRNATRKTLLFHSFNSSALFRGQMPQDELCRVGLVQFGYGDGSLKKVLKLYAQKLSSRELKKGQGIGYGGTYVADRSLKVATYDLGYADGLFRYNGKGQLKLANGKELLGKMSMDSFSCEDSGEEICVFNDANLWAEFFHTINYEILVKLHPSIKRILI, from the coding sequence ATGTCTTTTATAACGCTAGATACAAAGGCTTATAGATATAATCTTTCCTGCATTGCTGCTAAGGCTGGTGGCTATGATAAGCTAATTTGCGTTTTTAAGGACAATGCGTATGGACACGGAGCAAATCTTTTAGCCCCCATAACTAGGGCTTGTGGAGTAAATTTTGTAGCCGTAAAAAATGAAAGCGAAGCTTACCAACTAGAAGAGCATTTTGATAATATCCTTATACTCTCGCATAGACCTACAGGTGAGGAAAATCCTAAATTTATTTATGCTTTAAATGAGCCATCGACTTTAACTCAATTTAAAAAAAATACACGCATTCATCTTAAAATTGACACAAATATGCATAGAAATGGCGTGAATTTGGAAAATTTAGAAAAGCTTTTAAAAGAGCTTGGGTGCTTAAATTTAGAAGGTGCTTTTACACATTTTATGGCGGCTGATGAGCTTGATGCGAGTTATTTTGCCCAAAGGCGAAATTTTCAAAAAGCCAAAGAAACGATTAGAAATGCCACACGCAAAACTTTGCTTTTTCATTCTTTTAATTCTTCCGCACTTTTTAGAGGGCAAATGCCACAAGATGAGTTGTGTAGGGTGGGACTCGTGCAGTTTGGATACGGAGATGGTAGTCTTAAAAAGGTTTTAAAACTCTACGCGCAAAAATTAAGTTCAAGAGAGCTTAAGAAAGGGCAAGGTATAGGATATGGTGGGACTTATGTGGCGGATAGGTCTTTAAAGGTAGCGACTTATGATTTAGGCTATGCGGATGGGCTTTTTCGCTACAATGGTAAGGGGCAGCTAAAACTTGCTAATGGCAAAGAGCTGTTAGGAAAAATGTCTATGGATAGTTTCTCTTGTGAGGATAGTGGGGAAGAAATTTGTGTGTTTAATGATGCAAATTTGTGGGCTGAATTTTTTCACACTATCAATTATGAAATTTTAGTTAAACTTCATCCTAGTATTAAAAGAATATTAATTTAA
- a CDS encoding HU family DNA-binding protein, translated as MTKADFVSQVAQTAGLTKKDATAATDAVISTITEVLAKGDSISFIGFGTFSTTERAAREARVPSTGATIKVPATRVAKFKVGKNLKEAVAVKAGKKKK; from the coding sequence ATGACTAAAGCAGATTTTGTTTCACAGGTTGCTCAAACTGCTGGGCTTACAAAAAAAGATGCGACTGCTGCAACAGATGCAGTAATCTCTACCATTACTGAGGTTTTAGCTAAAGGCGATAGCATTAGCTTTATTGGTTTTGGAACATTTTCGACTACTGAAAGAGCTGCTAGAGAAGCTAGAGTGCCAAGCACAGGTGCTACAATTAAAGTTCCTGCGACTAGAGTTGCTAAATTTAAGGTTGGTAAAAATCTTAAAGAAGCAGTTGCTGTTAAAGCTGGAAAGAAAAAGAAATAA
- the ciaB gene encoding invasion protein CiaB translates to MNDFKEVARLAKRRKDSINQLYRFLDSEEKNEFLEKLLKISGLEYEKSTLLAILRRLVDLKEENLVKELEKRGIREEKITLIKHALYEEVRKFYEREHGEFIEEIKERKLLNEFYQVLVEGVHSIGLVMNDFEVVWTKEIIEKNNKMLSSTFANLEEALSFLRKNKLYQVDSFGEICERSYGVLVKIGSLWRFVPYARFFENEILRLEFAFEKMIEKLRTLAQNEEEIAYVEYFEKLKNAFCEKEDEKVIGAWQEAEFAWMRVKSPLQVGHPLEYYEDNYTHAVALEWDIRLNDENAFDGAEFSKNIKQSFLKVYESIGIEDENLKNEVCENIAKTQLYICLPMIYYGAELKGLFSAQVVPNDEFVSAKVGKKIFAFLNFVYENSKTKPFMRIASEVFDKEFLTYGRDILFYNEKLWKRIYEISTIGHEYGHIFFIAKDSEKTMNQSGFFKNIEEYKATCGGLINFFYHEEDELRLPVFQELIKRAVGLIAWQKVEEVKAYYTEGLIHLCLLFQSSVLEFKEGKLKVHFNLDSYESFKKLCLQTYYALAKHYALRLDAKEFLDIFCILENGIFLPKHKECKEFVEFYHKLYEEIGNELDESGEFERYTKIK, encoded by the coding sequence ATGAATGATTTTAAAGAAGTCGCAAGACTTGCTAAAAGGCGTAAGGATAGCATTAACCAGCTTTATCGATTTTTAGATAGTGAAGAAAAAAATGAATTTTTAGAAAAGCTTTTAAAAATAAGTGGTTTAGAATACGAAAAAAGCACCTTATTAGCTATTTTACGCCGTTTGGTTGATTTAAAAGAGGAAAATTTAGTAAAAGAACTGGAAAAAAGAGGCATAAGGGAAGAGAAGATTACGCTTATAAAACACGCTCTTTATGAGGAAGTGAGAAAGTTTTATGAAAGAGAACACGGCGAATTTATAGAGGAAATAAAAGAAAGAAAGCTTTTGAATGAATTTTATCAGGTTTTGGTTGAGGGGGTGCATAGTATAGGGCTTGTGATGAATGATTTTGAGGTCGTTTGGACTAAAGAAATTATAGAAAAAAATAATAAAATGTTAAGCTCTACCTTTGCAAATTTAGAAGAAGCGTTAAGTTTTTTGCGTAAAAACAAGCTTTATCAAGTTGATAGTTTTGGTGAAATTTGCGAAAGAAGCTATGGAGTGCTTGTAAAAATAGGCTCTTTATGGCGTTTTGTGCCTTATGCAAGATTTTTTGAAAATGAAATTTTAAGATTAGAATTTGCTTTTGAAAAAATGATTGAAAAATTGCGAACCTTAGCACAAAACGAGGAAGAAATTGCTTATGTGGAGTATTTTGAGAAGCTGAAAAATGCCTTTTGTGAGAAAGAAGATGAAAAAGTCATTGGTGCGTGGCAGGAAGCTGAATTTGCTTGGATGAGGGTTAAGTCTCCCTTGCAAGTAGGACATCCGCTTGAGTATTATGAGGATAATTATACGCACGCCGTGGCATTGGAATGGGACATTAGGCTCAATGATGAAAATGCGTTTGACGGAGCGGAATTTAGCAAAAACATAAAGCAAAGCTTTTTAAAAGTGTATGAAAGTATAGGAATCGAAGATGAAAATTTAAAAAATGAAGTGTGTGAAAATATCGCCAAGACACAACTTTATATTTGTTTGCCGATGATTTATTATGGTGCAGAATTAAAGGGTCTTTTTTCGGCTCAAGTTGTGCCAAATGATGAATTTGTCAGTGCAAAAGTAGGCAAGAAAATCTTTGCTTTTTTAAATTTTGTTTATGAAAATAGTAAAACTAAACCTTTTATGAGGATAGCGAGTGAGGTTTTTGATAAAGAATTTTTAACTTATGGTAGGGATATTTTATTTTACAATGAAAAACTTTGGAAGAGAATTTATGAAATTTCAACCATAGGACACGAATATGGACATATCTTTTTTATCGCAAAAGATAGTGAAAAAACAATGAATCAAAGCGGTTTTTTTAAAAATATCGAGGAGTATAAAGCAACTTGTGGTGGGCTTATAAATTTTTTCTATCACGAAGAAGATGAGCTTAGGCTACCCGTTTTTCAAGAATTAATCAAAAGGGCTGTTGGCTTGATAGCGTGGCAGAAAGTCGAGGAGGTAAAGGCTTATTATACGGAGGGACTGATACATCTTTGCTTATTGTTTCAAAGTAGTGTTTTGGAATTTAAAGAGGGAAAGTTAAAAGTGCATTTTAATCTTGATTCTTATGAGAGTTTTAAAAAGCTTTGTTTGCAAACTTACTATGCTTTGGCTAAACATTACGCTCTAAGGCTTGATGCAAAAGAATTTTTAGATATATTTTGCATTTTGGAAAATGGAATTTTCCTTCCAAAACATAAAGAATGTAAGGAATTTGTGGAATTTTACCATAAGCTTTATGAAGAAATTGGCAATGAGTTAGATGAAAGTGGAGAATTTGAGCGTTATACTAAGATAAAATAG